DNA from Nitrospira sp.:
AAACTCGTCGGTGAAGAGCGTCAGCCTCGTCCCCTTCGCAACGGCCCGCACCATGTCCTCGACGAAACTCCTGTCGCGGGTCGGCGACGTACCGGCCGCCAGGGCGATGCGAATGACCGCATGGGCCGGATTCTGCAGCACCACCTGCTCTGCTTCCGCCTTCGTTTGCCCGTACACATTCAGCGGATTCACCCCATCCGTCTCGACATACCAGGCCTTCGAGCCGTCGAAGACTTGATCGCTGGAGAGGAAGACGAAGGGAATGTCTCGAGTCAGATCGGCAAGATACCTGGTCGCATCGACGTTGATCCGCCTGGCCAGCGCCCGATCCTGCTCGCAGGCGCCCGTTCGACTCAACGCCGCGCAGTGAACGACGAGTTGCGGATGGTGGTGACGCCAGAGTTCCTTCACCAATGCGGGATCGGTCAGGTCCGCCTCGGCCCTGGTGAGTCCGTGCACCTCCCATTGCTGCGCCCATCGCGCGGCGGTTCTGACGAGATAACCGCCGATGAGACCCGCTGCGCCTGTGATCAACGCAATCGGTTTCATCGGTCGCCCAGACCCAGCCGGCGGATCTCCGGCACTTCCACTACACGCGTCGCAACCGGTGGATGTTCGATGGACCAGACCATGGCCGTGAGCATCTCGCTGATCGTAACCAAACCAAGCCTCATTGCCGCTTCGCGCTTGCCGGGGATCCGTTCCAACAGGAAGTAGATCGGCTGCAGCGCGAGCGGCCACCAATGGCCGGGACCGAGAATATACCAGGGCCGGAGGATCGTGGCGATCAAGCCGGCTTCCGCGATGGCCGCTTCGCAGTCGGTGCGAACGGCGATGTAGTCCCGCATGATGGGAGCGGGATGGGCGACACTGACATAGACGAAGTGCTGAACACCCGTCACTTTGGCCGCTCGAACCGCAGCCAACGCCGAGGGCCCATCGACTGCGCGGAACTGTACGCCCTTCCAGGGTGAAGGCTTCGGTGCTCCGACCAGCTGCACCAGCGTGTCGTTTCCGCGCAGGGACAGGAAAAAGCTGTCGGCATCGAACGGGTTACCGACCACCATCTGGCAGCCCGGCGGAACTT
Protein-coding regions in this window:
- a CDS encoding dTDP-4-dehydrorhamnose reductase; the encoded protein is MKPIALITGAAGLIGGYLVRTAARWAQQWEVHGLTRAEADLTDPALVKELWRHHHPQLVVHCAALSRTGACEQDRALARRINVDATRYLADLTRDIPFVFLSSDQVFDGSKAWYVETDGVNPLNVYGQTKAEAEQVVLQNPAHAVIRIALAAGTSPTRDRSFVEDMVRAVAKGTRLTLFTDEFRCPIPAGTLARALWEFVECQQPGLYHLAGSDRLSRWEIGELLVRLYPELRSKIQPGSVADYQGPPRPPDLSMCSDKMQALLSFRLPGFRQWVIDGSQTGNDPWDEPGSDRQ
- a CDS encoding NAD-dependent epimerase/dehydratase, whose product is MTGSTHTRRIFVTGATGYLGIRLIPLLIERGHQVTALTRQESIRKVPPGCQMVVGNPFDADSFFLSLRGNDTLVQLVGAPKPSPWKGVQFRAVDGPSALAAVRAAKVTGVQHFVYVSVAHPAPIMRDYIAVRTDCEAAIAEAGLIATILRPWYILGPGHWWPLALQPIYFLLERIPGKREAAMRLGLVTISEMLTAMVWSIEHPPVATRVVEVPEIRRLGLGDR